In Gopherus flavomarginatus isolate rGopFla2 chromosome 1, rGopFla2.mat.asm, whole genome shotgun sequence, a single genomic region encodes these proteins:
- the ZNF654 gene encoding zinc finger protein 654 isoform X3 produces MAFIKSCINHPEISKDLYFHQAFFTCLYMSPVEDQLFQEHLLRTDCKSGIEIICNTEKEGKTTLALQLCESFLVPQLQNGDMYCIWDLIFMWSKLQLKSNPSKQVFVDQCYQLLRIATNVRVIFPFMKVIKDEVGDDGLQICVEICGCALQLDLRDDPIMKCLIYKTIAHFLPNDLEILRICALSIFFLERTLESYYTVEHLYKCADEEYNEHTSSVQNRVRFELLPILKKGLFFDPEFWNFLMIKQNCLSLLRDKASVGLGASTLENSVANTEKPMERQALSEEISLTDLSNGELDPEDPSEDQSNGHARKNHVALAASKIDHNVPRHRCALCNREFLGGHIVRHAQAHQKKGSFSCVICCRKFRQRGIMLKHLRNHVKKIQRQHLAATHHDDQETPALNEVNCSHASVSFENGNSNSSKGNESEVAVVPSTDMELQNHDQELDVAENHVSQQDNVVENGSCDSCLNNTPEPLTTEGLAEGGSSPSQESPILHKVNGALCSQKDPDVMDQEGNFKCPANSCIRVFKKIRFLNKHARKAHPADLKVQQHIMKWNKGKCRFCQRKFADSQHFIDHLKRHVYPNVYFCLHFNCNQRFKLSTELAEHTKSHSVFKAQCNFAECCELFEELPLLYEHEAQHYLNKTECSEINEKNLSDTLSESLCGFQEKDASSSEKEAVDLPVPTWKARKDSTEPKTYIQSIEKKAYNVTQNGSENSSVTATVLSLIDQKMPIVQPKTENCNVRDQLVNGHIELEQTCSASSDAALDRVADETRTENGSIPVLQNSNDVPQNNTAAVSQSPSKPNQTTENTSYGLIVTKPYVRPLPPSYLDERYISMPKRRKTLTDKIDSHSEQDKACSKSTERFRCGNCLTTYCNSEALEAHLAQKKCQTLFGFDSDDESA; encoded by the exons gGACCTGATATTTATGTGGAGTAAACTGCAGCTTAAATCTAACCCTTCGAAACAAGTATTTGTTGATCAGTGCTACCAGCTTTTAAGGATAGCTACAAATGTCAGAGTAATTTTCCCTTTCATGAAAGTCATTAAGGATGAA GTTGGAGACGATGGTTTGCAGATTTGTGTTGAAATATGTGGCTGTGCTCTGCAGTTGGACCTTCGTGACGATCCAATTATGAAATGTCTCATATATAAAACGATTGCTCATTTTTTGCCAAATGACTTGGAGATACTCAGAATTTGTGcgctttctattttttttcttgagcGCACCTTAGAATCATATTACACTGTTGAACATCTATATAAATGTGCAGATGAAGAGTATAATGAGCACACTAGTTCTGTTCAGAACCGTGTACGTTTTGAGTTGCTTCCAATTTTGAAGAAAGGTTTGTTTTTTGATCCTGAGTTTTGGAATTTTTTGATGATCAAGCAGAATTGTTTGTCACTGTTGAGGGACAAAGCATCTGTTGGCTTAGGTGCAAGTACACTGGAAAATTCtgttgctaatacagagaagccGATGGAACGTCAGGCTTTGAGTGAAGAAATCTCTTTAACAGATCTAAGTAATGGGGAACTTGACCCTGAAGACCCCTCTGAAGACCAATCTAATGGTCATGCCAGAAAGAACCATGTAGCTCTTGCAGCATCTAAAATAGATCATAATGTACCAAGACACCGTTGTGCATTATGCAACAGGGAATTTCTTGGTGGTCACATTGTGAGGCATGCACAGGCTCACCAGAAAAAAGGCAGTTTTTCATGTGTAATATGCTGTAGGAAATTCAGGCAAAGAGGAATCATGCTGAAGCACTTAAGGAATCATGTCAAGAAAATACAAAGACAGCATCTTGCTGCTACCCATCATGATGATCAGGAAACCCCTGCTTTAAATGAAGTAAATTGCTCTCATGCGtcagtctcttttgaaaatgggaattcTAACAGTTCTAAAGGTAATGAATCAGAGGTTGCAGTAGTTCCAAGTACTGATATGGAACTACAAAACCATGACCAGGAATTGGATGTGGCTGAAAATCATGTAAGCCAACAGGATAATGTTGTTGAAAACGGTAGTTGTGACAGCTGTTTAAATAATACTCCTGAGCCTTTAACTACAGAGGGTTTGGCTGAGGGTGGCAGTAGCCCAAGTCAAGAGTCTCCTATACTTCATAAAGTAAATGGAGCTTTGTGCTCTCAAAAGGATCCGGATGTTATGGATCAAGAAGGTAACTTCAAGTGCCCTGCCAACAGTTGCATTAGAGTGTTTAAAAAGATAAGATTTCTCAATAAACATGCAAGAAAAGCTCACCCAGCTGATCTGAAGGTGCAGCAGCATATAATGAAGTGGAATAAAGGAAAATGTCGGTTCTGTCAGAGAAAGTTTGCAGATTCTCAGCATTTCATAGACCACCTGAAGCGACACGTATATCCAAATGTTtacttttgtttacattttaactGTAATCAGAGATTTAAGCTGTCCACTGAGCTTGCAGAGCATACGAAAAGTCACAGTGTTTTTAAAGCTCAGTGCAATTTTGCAGAGTGCTGCGAGCTTTTTGAAGAGCTTCCTTTGCTGTATGAACATGAGGCTCAGCATTATTTAAACAAAACGGAGTGTtctgaaataaatgaaaaaaatttgTCAGATACTCTATCGGAGTCGCTTTGTGGTTTTCAAGAAAAAGATGCTTCTAGTAGCGAAAAAGAAGCTGTAGATTTACCAGTTCCAACTTGGAAGGCAAGGAAAGACTCTACAGAACCAAAGACATATATCCAGAGTATTGAGAAGAAAGCATACAATGTAACTCAGAATGGGAGTGAAAATTCATCTGTTACTGCTACAGTTTTAAGCTTGATAGACCAAAAGATGCCTATAGTACAGCCAAAAACTGAAAACTGTAATGTTCGTGACCAACTGGTCAATGGGCACATTGAACTGGAGCAGACGTGTTCAGCTTCATCAGATGCAGCTTTGGACAGAGTGGCAGATGAAACAAGGACAGAAAATGGGTCAATACCTGTTTTACAGAACAGCAATGATGTACCACAAAACAATACTGCTGCAGTCTCTCAGTCACCTTCGAAACCAAATCAGACAACTGAAAATACTTCATATGGCTTAATTGTGACAAAACCATATGTTAGACCGTTGCCTCCAAGTTACCTTGATGAACGATACATTAGCATGCCAAAACGTAGAAAAACTTTAACTGATAAAATAGATTCCCATTCTGAGCAAGATAAAGCTTGTAGCAAATCAACAGAAAGATTTAGATGTGGGAACTGCCTGACCACCTACTGTAACTCAGAAGCACTTGAGGCTCACCTTGCACAAAAGAAATGTCAGACGCTGTTTGGAtttgattcagatgatgaaa GTGCCTGA